The nucleotide sequence GAAAACACTACGATCTCTTTTTCTACGGAGGTCATGGTCGGTGGTAAAAAAGTTATGCCCGGAACCTATGGCCTGCATATGATTCCGACCGAAAACGATTGGACCATCATTTTGAACGAAGATCACGAGGCCTGGGGAAGTTACTTTTACGACGAATCTCAGGATGCGGCTCGGATCACCGTAACTCCACAAAAGCATGGTCATGCCGAATGGTTGAGCTATGTCGTGCTCGACCGAGGAGCCGATAACGTAACACTGGCCTTGATGTGGGACAATGCTACGGTGCCCATACCGATCGAAGTCGATCTTGCGGCCACCATGGAAGCTGACTTCCAAGATCAATTGACAGGTCTGGCCGGATTCAACTGGCAAGCATTGAATCAATACGCCAACTTCTACCTCCAAAAAGGTCAGAATCTCGAACGAGCAAAAACCATGGCTGAGCGTTCGGTAGCTATGAACAAGCAGTTCGCAAATCTGGCAACTCTAGCCTTGATTCAAGAAAAAATGGGCGATTCGGAGTCCGCCGCCAGAAACGAAAGGGAAGCTCTGGCCATGGCCAATGAGGCTCAGATGAACACCTATGGTTACCAGCTCATGGGACTGGGTAAGCAGGACCGCGCTCTCGATATCTTTCTACAAAACACGAAGGAGCATAAAGAAAGCTGGAATGTTTGGGATAGCTTGGCCGAATGCTACCTCAACATGGGAGATAAAAAGAAGGCCCAGAAATACTATACCAAGGCTCATGACCTTGCTCCCGATCAGCAAAAACAACGCATAGTAGGCATACTGGAAGGGATTTAATCGCGACCCTCCATTGATTCAGATGCGCTGGGCTCCTCCAGAGGAGGAGCCTCTTTTATTTTCTGTTGCTGAAACTGATATACGATCCTCAAAGGTTGTGTCTGATGCGCGTGCTCCTCCCAGTACTTACGCCCATACGCCTCCGGACTCGGATATCGCATCGCTTGCTCTTCCAGAAAGATCTCGCGGTTCGTGGGTTCTGTAATCACCTCTATTTCTTTTCTTGGGGCCTGCGGCCCGATGTGTCTGTATGCGACCGCAGTGAACAACCCGGCAATGGCTCCACTTAAATGCCCTTCCCAGCTAACCGTTGGTTCTATTGGTAAAACACCCCAAACCATACTCCCGTAAACAAAGACCACAAAAAACGAAACGGCCATTAGTGGCCTGTGCTTTCTGAAGGCTCCAGAGAAAAATAAAAAACTCGCAAGCGCGTACACGAGTC is from Flavobacteriales bacterium and encodes:
- a CDS encoding DUF2911 domain-containing protein codes for the protein MNVFTKPLSAIALMLLSSAVLFGQGQPLVFPRVSPPASLTTTVGVTTVEVHYSSPSVQDREIWGNIVPYDQIWRAGANENTTISFSTEVMVGGKKVMPGTYGLHMIPTENDWTIILNEDHEAWGSYFYDESQDAARITVTPQKHGHAEWLSYVVLDRGADNVTLALMWDNATVPIPIEVDLAATMEADFQDQLTGLAGFNWQALNQYANFYLQKGQNLERAKTMAERSVAMNKQFANLATLALIQEKMGDSESAARNEREALAMANEAQMNTYGYQLMGLGKQDRALDIFLQNTKEHKESWNVWDSLAECYLNMGDKKKAQKYYTKAHDLAPDQQKQRIVGILEGI
- a CDS encoding rhomboid family intramembrane serine protease, yielding MSEPSKSKIERPGLVHILPPFYLMLAAWVAFYLEWRSGRSWSTWGLFPRTLEGLVGVITMPFLHADMVHLINNSVPLIVLGSVLRYFYKSLFWLVVFTSWLITGLITWGIAREAYHIGASGLVYALASFLFFSGAFRKHRPLMAVSFFVVFVYGSMVWGVLPIEPTVSWEGHLSGAIAGLFTAVAYRHIGPQAPRKEIEVITEPTNREIFLEEQAMRYPSPEAYGRKYWEEHAHQTQPLRIVYQFQQQKIKEAPPLEEPSASESMEGRD